A region of the Muricauda sp. MAR_2010_75 genome:
ATCCTTGGATGGGCTTTCCTCGCAATTGGTCTATTTGAGAAAGGAGTTCACCACCTATAAATCTTTTGCCGGTAAGACCATGGAAGAGCTATTTGGTAAAGAAATCTTGAAAAAATCGACCCTTTTGGAGGTAAACACGCTTGAGTCTGGGTATTTAAAAAATGATAACGGCAATTTTACTTTTGTCCCTTTTAAAAGTGAACTCCAAGTTTCGCCCATTATGGAATTTTTGGTGGAAGATTTTGATGGTGATGGGACCCAAGAAGTATTGATGGGTGGCAACTTTTTTGGGGTCAAGCCCTACCATGGCCGCCTTGATTCCTTTCCCGGGGCACTCCTAAAAAGTGAAAATGAGGTAATTTTGGGCAATGAACTGGGCCTGGACTTTACAAAAAAGTCCTTGAGGCATTTAAACACATTGACCCTAAACGGCGAAAAGTACGTACTCGCCATTTTCAATAACGACAAAGCACAAGTATATAGAATCAATAATTAATAAAGGCCATGAAAGAAAGAATTAGTTTACTGGTAGCACTACTGTTGGTTTTTGTTTCCTGCCAAAAAAAGCAGGAACCCATTACCATAACCCCCGAAGACTATCATAAATCTGTGGACAAGGTTGTTGAGGTCATGATTCATGATATCTTCTCTCCCCCTGTTGCAAGCCGAATTTTTGCGTATCCCAACATTGCGGCTTATGAAATAATCGCCCAAAAAGAGGACGGTTATAAGTCACTGGCAGGACAAGTGCACGACCTAAAGAACATTCCAAGTCCCAAAGAAGATAACATCAATTATGAAATGGCCGCCTTGGTGGCCCACATGGATTTGAGCAGAAGATTGATTTTCTCCGAAGAACGAGTCAAAAGTTTTCGGGATAGCCTATATACCCTCTGGGCCGATAAAAATGAGCCTGTTTTCAATGCATCCAAAGCTTATGGCCTGGAAGTGGCCGATTTTATTGGAGCTTGGATGGACAAGGACAATTACAAACAGACACGGACCATGCCAAAGTTTACCGTGAACACAGAAGATCCTTCACGTTGGCAGCCCACTCCACCTGCTTATATGAGCGGTCTGGAACCGCATTGGAGCAAAATACGCCCGTTTGCCATTGATTCGGCGGAACAGTTTAAACCCATCCCTCCACCTGCTTTCTCCATGGAAGAAGATTCACCATTTTACAAAGAGTTGATGGAAGTATATGAGGTAAGAAAAAGCATGATAGGCAAAGGTGATAAGTCAGAGGAAATCGCCATAGCACAATTCTGGGACTGTAACCCCTATGTTTCTGTAACTAGGGGACACTTAATGTTCGCCACAAAAAAAATCACACCGGGAGCCCATTGGATAGGAATTACCAAAATAGCCAGTAGAAAAGATAATGCCGATTTTGCCAAGACCGTTTATGCCTATACCAAGACCTCCATTGCCATTGCCGATGCATTTATTAGCTGTTGGGATGAAAAATATAGAAGTAACCTTATTCGCCCGGAAACCCTGATCAATGAGTACATTGATGATAGTTGGGAACCTGTGTTGCAAACCCCTCCCTTTCCAGAATATACGAGTGGGCACAGCGTGGTTTCCGGTGCTGCATCCACAGCCCTTACGGATATTTTTGGTGATAACTTCTCTTTTGATGATGATACCGAGGTGCCTTATGGCTTGCCCGTTCGTTCCTTCACATCATTCAAGCAAGCTGCCGATGAAGCAGCCATAAGTAGAATGTATGGTGGCATCCACTATCGTGCTGCAATAGAGGTGGGTGTAAAGCAAGGGCGCGACCTTGGAAAATTCATCGTAGATAAACTTGACATGACTAGAGGGTAATTTTCTATTTTTGCTTGTTGTTTATGAGAAAAATTATTTTAGCAGCCCTAACGCTTGTAGTAGGTGTAATTTTATGGTATCTTTTTTTAAAACCTTCAGACTATACTGTCCGTTTTAAAGCAGACACCTTCCCTGGAGCAATCAACCAAAGCCTTAAACTTTGGGATAGAAATTTGGATCCCGTGGAAAAAATTCATCAAGAAAACGACCTGTACCACCTTATCCATAAAGTAAAGTTTGGTGATTCCATACATAGCTATAAGTGGACAATTGAGCCACTTACAGACTCCACATCCCGCGTCAAAGTGAATATCAAGGATGAGGATCACAGTCTTATGAACAAGTTACAGGTACCATTTTTTGATACAGATTTTGAAAAGCGCAGCAGGAAAACTGTGATGGATTTTATGGAAGTCCTTAAAAACCATAAAGAGAAATTTAAAGTCCGTATTATTGGGGAGGAGGAAATGCCAACCAAGTACATTGCCTATCTCCCTATTAAGTGCACCCAACTGCAAAAGGCCGATGAAATGATGAAAAACTTCAGTTATCTTTTTGGGTCACTTGTGGAAAGTGGTGTTGAGTTTGATGGTTTTCCAATGATTGAAATAACGCAATGGGATCAAGAAACTGACAGTATCCATTTCAATTTTGGTCGTCCCATAATACGCTCGGAAAAACTTCCCATTGGAACAGATATTCAGTATAAAAGAATTTTTAGGAAAAAAGCTTTGAAAGCGGAATATTTTGGCAATTATATTACATCAGACAGAGCTTGGTATGCCTTACTGGACTACGCCAAAAAGAATAACATTGACGTTGAAAAAACTCCAATAGAAGTGTTTTATAATGACCCAAAAAGTGAAGGTAACGAAATAAAATGGAGAGCTGAGATATATCTGCCCATAAAGGAGTCCAAATGAGCCGACTTGCCCTTATTTTGATTTTGGTTTTTGCCCAAGGATGTGCCCAAAAAACCTATTACGGGAAATTGAAACATTTGGGGAGTTTTCCATCAAAGCTCAAAGAAGTATCGGGGATTGGGATTGGCCAGGGAGACATTTGGGTTATTCAGGATAGTGGCAACAAGGATAAAATTTACAAAGTCGACAAGAAGGCCAATGTCATCAAAGATCTTAAAATTGACCATGCCAAAAATGAGGATTGGGAAGACTTGGCCATGGACAAACAGGGTAATCTCTACATAGGCGATTTTGGAAATAATAACAACGACAGAAAGAACTTGACCATTTATCGTGTTTCAAGTTCCCAGTTGGAGAAAAAAGAACCCAATGCAGAAAAAATTGAGTTCCATTACCCCCAACAAAAGGAATTTCCGCCCAAAAAAGACAGTTTGCTTTTTGACACCGAGGGTTTTTTTCATAGAGAAGGACATCTCTACATTTTTACCAAAAATCGTACACGACCTTATACTGGAGAAACCCTCATCTACAGGGTTCCTGATATTGAGGGCGAATACGAGGCCGAATTCTTGGGCTCAATGCTATTATGCCAAAGTCAAAATCGCTGTTCGGTCACGGGAGCCGATATTTCACCCGATGGCAAAACCATTGCTTTGTTGGGATATGGCCTGATTTTTTTGGTAAGGGACTTTGAACTTCCCAATTTTGAAACGGCCTCTATACAAATCATTGACTTTAATAGCAATACCCAAACAGAATCCATTGGGTTTTTGGATGGAAAAACACTCTTGATCGCCGACGAAAAAAATATAATAACAGGAGGGGGCAGTCTGTATTCCTTTTCCATTAACTAAAACCCGAAGCCCATTCCAAAGGCAAACCGAAGCCCATCGGTACTATTGAACAACCCAAAATTGGCGGTAAGCATATCGGCCCCGTTCACAAAAAACCCTCCACCATACGAATTGTGCCATTTATCCGAGTCCTCACCGGGTAGCCAAACACGGCCATAATCAAATCCTCCATAAATTCCAGGCGTTACGGGCAACAATCCCGTTTGCCGACTCCTAAAACTGTAGCGGAGGTCTGTACTATGATAAAACGAGGTCTTTCCCGTAAAACGCTGAAACCGGAAACCGCGCAACCCATCATTCCCTCCTATACTGGCAGCTTGATAAAACTCAAAATCGTCCCCAATATTTATGTGTCCTTTTACTTTTGTGGCAAGGACCAACTTGCCATTGGAGCACAATCTATGATCTATGGACAAACTGGGCACCACATACCCAAAAGACCTACCCGATTCTTGAACATTGGTCTTATACCCACCATGCAAAGAAAAGCTCATCCCCAAAGTGGGAAAGGCTTCATTATCCGTATTTGAATAGGAGTATTCTGCATCTACACCCAAGAATCTCTGGTGTTGTTCTTCCCCATTTCCAATATAAAATTCATTAATGAATCTATCTTCTGTGGCTTCAACCTCAATGTCTTCATAAGAAACACCAACCCGAACTTTAGATTCCAAATACCCACGCCAAACCAGTGAGGGAGCAACCCTAAATGTTCGCAACTTGACCCTGTTATAATCCAATCCAAGGGGTTCGTCATCATCATTATTGACCGTTTCATTACCAAACCCGAAGAAGTTCAGGGTAAAATTAGGGCTGGTGAACTGAGCTTGAACCTCTAGGTTTACTTCATTTATCACATTGGCAAACTCTCCCCTGTATCCCAAATTAAATCCATTTGTGGCAAAATAAAATGCCGCGTTGAAAGTATGCTGCTGGGTAAAAGGATTCTGCCGAAAAGCATTCAGCGTATACGTGTCGGTAAATCCAAGTCTAAAACCATCATCCGGATTAAACCCCAGGCTGGGCAATAATTGATTATTGCTTGCCTTGATTTTCATAAACTCATAGGTGTTGGTCTCGTAATCGTTCAAACGGTGGATTTTCCCTCCAAAGGCTTCATCATAGGTGTTCTTTTTGCGCTTAAAATCATAAACGTGCACTTTTTCCGAGCGCTCTCCAATCTTGTACACATCGTTGTTCTGCCCGCCCACAATCCTGATTTTTATCCGGGAATTTTTTGCAGTGACATCAAAAACATCGTCGTCGTCCAAGCCATATACCCAAATTTCCTTGGTAAACTTTGGCTGGTAGACTTTTTGAAAGAAAATATCGGCATTTTCCCCTCCTTTAATGCGGTAGCCTATCACCTCAACACTTCCATCCTGCAGTGAATTGATGCTGAAATAATCATCCTTGTCCGTTCCGGTGATCACACT
Encoded here:
- a CDS encoding vanadium-dependent haloperoxidase, giving the protein MKERISLLVALLLVFVSCQKKQEPITITPEDYHKSVDKVVEVMIHDIFSPPVASRIFAYPNIAAYEIIAQKEDGYKSLAGQVHDLKNIPSPKEDNINYEMAALVAHMDLSRRLIFSEERVKSFRDSLYTLWADKNEPVFNASKAYGLEVADFIGAWMDKDNYKQTRTMPKFTVNTEDPSRWQPTPPAYMSGLEPHWSKIRPFAIDSAEQFKPIPPPAFSMEEDSPFYKELMEVYEVRKSMIGKGDKSEEIAIAQFWDCNPYVSVTRGHLMFATKKITPGAHWIGITKIASRKDNADFAKTVYAYTKTSIAIADAFISCWDEKYRSNLIRPETLINEYIDDSWEPVLQTPPFPEYTSGHSVVSGAASTALTDIFGDNFSFDDDTEVPYGLPVRSFTSFKQAADEAAISRMYGGIHYRAAIEVGVKQGRDLGKFIVDKLDMTRG
- a CDS encoding transcriptional regulator encodes the protein MRKIILAALTLVVGVILWYLFLKPSDYTVRFKADTFPGAINQSLKLWDRNLDPVEKIHQENDLYHLIHKVKFGDSIHSYKWTIEPLTDSTSRVKVNIKDEDHSLMNKLQVPFFDTDFEKRSRKTVMDFMEVLKNHKEKFKVRIIGEEEMPTKYIAYLPIKCTQLQKADEMMKNFSYLFGSLVESGVEFDGFPMIEITQWDQETDSIHFNFGRPIIRSEKLPIGTDIQYKRIFRKKALKAEYFGNYITSDRAWYALLDYAKKNNIDVEKTPIEVFYNDPKSEGNEIKWRAEIYLPIKESK